A genomic segment from Capillibacterium thermochitinicola encodes:
- the pcrA gene encoding DNA helicase PcrA: protein MELWKNELNPAQREAVCHTEGPLLILAGAGSGKTRVLTYRIAQLLKNGVDPGRILAVTFTNKAAQEMKERVIQLIGPQAEQIWLMTFHAACVRILRRDGAAIGVASNFVIYDTQDQLIVVREALQELNISEKTCNPRAVLATISRAKNELVGPEEYAADAVDFWASLVKKVYPLYQKKLVDNGAVDFDDLIGLTIRLFRECPEVLAKYQERFRYILIDEYQDTNYAQYVLVRLLADKYRNLCVVGDDDQSIYGFRNADIRNILDFEKDYPEVKVVKLEQNYRSTQNILRVANEVIRNNHSRKTKTLWTENEEGEPVTLIQAADEREEAWLVTATLEELVRTEGYRYSDFAFLYRTNAQSRVFEEVLIQKGLPYQVVGGLRFYDRKEIRDLLSYLKLIYNPNDRISLRRVINTPKRGIGETTVERFFSFMDTAGLNTMEAFRRVAEIPGITGRAAQTLTGFAAFLEEMLTLKETLSVSNLTRAVLNKSGYLASLQQEGTVEAESRLENLNEFLSITAGFEKESDDQTLGAFLETVALVADVDQYQEQESITLMTIHSAKGLEFPVVFLVGMEEGIFPHSRSLLDEAELEEERRLCYVGMTRARQRLYLSYAQMRTLYGNFQYQVPSRFIQEIPPALLQRRERTEQEPPAVAGYGRFFRPAAMTAPGAPAVPSAPNTPAAPTSSAPGADKPITYCPGDKVIHRKWGQGTIITVDGTGQGAKVKVAFPGLGIKELLVELAPLEKVE, encoded by the coding sequence TTGGAATTATGGAAGAATGAACTCAATCCGGCGCAACGGGAAGCGGTCTGCCATACTGAAGGACCGCTTTTGATTTTGGCGGGTGCGGGCAGTGGAAAGACACGGGTGCTGACCTACCGCATCGCCCAGCTCTTAAAGAACGGGGTCGACCCCGGGCGGATCCTGGCGGTGACCTTTACGAATAAGGCGGCCCAGGAGATGAAGGAGCGGGTTATACAGCTCATTGGCCCGCAGGCGGAACAGATTTGGCTTATGACCTTTCATGCGGCCTGTGTCCGGATTTTACGGCGGGACGGGGCCGCGATCGGAGTGGCGTCCAACTTTGTCATCTATGATACACAAGACCAGTTAATTGTGGTACGGGAAGCCTTGCAGGAGCTGAACATAAGCGAGAAGACCTGTAACCCAAGGGCGGTCCTCGCCACCATCTCCCGGGCCAAGAATGAACTGGTCGGGCCCGAGGAATATGCGGCCGATGCGGTTGATTTCTGGGCCAGCCTGGTTAAGAAAGTGTACCCGCTTTACCAAAAGAAACTGGTCGACAACGGGGCGGTGGACTTTGACGATCTGATTGGCTTGACGATCCGCCTGTTCCGGGAATGCCCGGAGGTGCTCGCGAAATACCAGGAACGGTTCCGGTACATCCTGATCGACGAGTACCAGGATACCAACTACGCCCAGTATGTTTTAGTGCGCTTACTGGCGGACAAGTACCGCAATCTTTGCGTGGTTGGCGACGACGACCAGTCCATTTACGGGTTTCGCAATGCGGATATCCGGAACATTCTCGATTTTGAAAAGGATTATCCCGAGGTCAAAGTCGTCAAGCTTGAACAGAACTACCGCTCGACACAGAACATTTTGCGGGTCGCCAATGAAGTGATCCGCAACAACCATTCCCGGAAGACGAAGACCCTTTGGACCGAGAATGAGGAAGGGGAACCCGTCACCCTCATCCAGGCTGCCGATGAAAGGGAAGAAGCCTGGTTGGTGACGGCCACCTTGGAGGAATTGGTCCGGACCGAAGGCTACCGCTATTCCGATTTCGCTTTTTTGTACCGGACCAATGCGCAGTCGCGGGTTTTTGAAGAAGTATTGATCCAAAAAGGCCTGCCTTACCAGGTGGTTGGCGGGTTGCGTTTCTATGACCGCAAGGAGATCCGGGATTTGCTCAGCTACCTCAAGCTGATCTATAACCCGAATGACCGGATCAGTCTGCGGCGGGTGATTAACACGCCAAAACGGGGGATCGGCGAGACGACCGTCGAACGGTTTTTTTCCTTTATGGATACCGCGGGGTTGAACACGATGGAAGCCTTCCGGCGGGTCGCGGAAATACCGGGGATAACCGGCCGGGCCGCGCAGACCCTCACTGGCTTTGCTGCGTTTTTGGAGGAGATGTTGACCTTAAAAGAGACGCTTTCGGTCTCCAATTTAACGAGGGCGGTTTTGAATAAATCCGGCTACCTGGCCAGTCTGCAGCAGGAGGGGACGGTGGAAGCCGAGAGCAGGCTGGAGAACTTGAACGAATTCCTCTCGATCACCGCCGGGTTCGAAAAGGAGAGCGACGACCAGACGCTGGGCGCTTTCCTCGAGACCGTGGCCCTGGTGGCCGATGTTGATCAGTACCAGGAGCAAGAGAGTATCACGCTGATGACGATCCATTCGGCCAAAGGGTTGGAGTTTCCCGTCGTCTTTCTGGTCGGCATGGAAGAGGGGATCTTTCCCCACAGCCGTTCGCTTCTGGATGAAGCGGAGTTGGAGGAAGAACGGCGCCTTTGTTACGTGGGGATGACCCGCGCCCGCCAGCGTTTGTACCTTTCCTATGCGCAGATGCGCACCTTGTACGGTAACTTTCAGTACCAAGTACCTTCCCGGTTTATCCAGGAGATCCCCCCGGCGCTCCTGCAGCGGAGGGAAAGAACGGAGCAGGAACCGCCGGCCGTGGCCGGGTATGGCCGGTTCTTTAGACCGGCCGCGATGACGGCACCGGGTGCGCCGGCCGTGCCGAGCGCGCCGAATACACCGGCCGCGCCGACGTCTTCCGCGCCCGGGGCGGACAAACCCATCACCTACTGTCCCGGGGATAAAGTGATCCACCGGAAGTGGGGACAAGGGACGATTATTACCGTGGACGGGACCGGGCAAGGGGCCAAGGTGAAGGTGGCCTTTCCCGGGCTGGGTATCAAAGAGCTCCTGGTCGAACTGGCACCGCTGGAAAAGGTCGAATAA
- a CDS encoding S-layer homology domain-containing protein: MRKVLVVLVSLAMLFSVVPVAMGAFEDMPKATHWAYDNFMLLYNAGLLKGYPDGTFKGERYATRYEMVELTARILKYLESQMYGSATLPENGGRVALTEAQAKELIRRALEEEQVATAADIDAIYDALWELEYELRNELDARSDVNVSLLANRVAALETKVEEQGARLDAVEKQTKSNKTIGIVALILGVAGIVFGFVPAN, encoded by the coding sequence ATGAGAAAAGTTTTGGTCGTCTTAGTTTCGCTTGCGATGCTGTTCTCGGTCGTTCCAGTAGCGATGGGTGCCTTTGAAGACATGCCGAAAGCGACCCACTGGGCATACGACAACTTCATGTTGTTGTACAACGCCGGTTTGTTAAAAGGCTACCCCGACGGCACTTTCAAAGGCGAAAGGTACGCAACCCGTTACGAAATGGTTGAGTTGACCGCTCGCATTTTGAAGTACCTGGAAAGCCAGATGTATGGCAGCGCTACTCTACCGGAGAATGGCGGACGGGTCGCTCTGACCGAAGCTCAGGCCAAAGAACTGATTCGCCGGGCTTTAGAGGAAGAGCAAGTGGCCACTGCTGCCGATATTGACGCCATCTATGATGCATTGTGGGAACTCGAATACGAATTGCGGAACGAATTAGATGCACGCAGTGACGTCAACGTTTCCTTGCTGGCGAACAGGGTCGCCGCCCTCGAAACCAAGGTTGAAGAGCAAGGGGCAAGACTGGACGCTGTTGAGAAACAGACCAAATCCAACAAGACCATTGGTATTGTTGCGTTGATTTTGGGTGTGGCCGGCATCGTCTTCGGTTTTGTACCCGCCAACTAA
- a CDS encoding YitT family protein has translation MAKGKGNGGRLKREFIDYLGVFLGVNLTALGLVWFLIPNKIAAGGVSGVATILYYLFQWPVGAVILLVNIPLFLACLLVFGPAIGMKTVFGTVLLAAVVEYWGALVHPLTLDPLLGALWGGVLAGAGVGVTLRYHGTTGGTDLAAKLLAHFSALSMGQAVLLLDGLVIAMAGLVFKSVDLMLYALISIVVSGKIIDGVLDGFNYSKGVYIISDRSEQIAQRVLNELNRGVTGLAGRGIYSGKHREVLLCVIGRTEEMRLKRLVKEEDPNAFVIITNVHEVLGEGFKE, from the coding sequence ATGGCAAAGGGAAAGGGGAACGGCGGCCGCCTCAAAAGAGAGTTCATTGATTATCTCGGGGTTTTTCTGGGGGTTAATCTAACCGCCCTTGGTCTGGTTTGGTTTTTAATCCCCAACAAAATTGCCGCGGGCGGGGTCAGCGGGGTGGCCACCATCCTGTATTACCTGTTCCAGTGGCCGGTGGGGGCTGTCATTCTGCTGGTGAATATCCCGCTCTTTCTGGCTTGCCTTCTTGTTTTCGGCCCCGCGATCGGGATGAAGACCGTCTTCGGCACCGTTTTGCTGGCGGCGGTGGTTGAGTATTGGGGGGCTTTGGTGCATCCGTTGACCCTCGATCCATTGCTGGGCGCCTTGTGGGGGGGCGTTTTGGCCGGGGCGGGCGTCGGGGTTACCTTACGCTACCATGGCACCACCGGCGGGACCGATCTGGCCGCGAAACTGCTTGCCCATTTCTCCGCTTTGTCTATGGGGCAAGCGGTCTTGCTCCTCGACGGCCTGGTCATCGCCATGGCCGGTTTGGTCTTTAAGTCGGTGGATCTGATGCTCTACGCATTGATCTCAATTGTGGTTTCGGGTAAAATTATTGATGGAGTGTTAGACGGGTTTAACTATTCAAAAGGGGTTTACATCATCTCCGACCGGTCGGAACAGATCGCCCAACGGGTGTTAAATGAACTGAACCGGGGGGTAACCGGTCTGGCCGGGCGGGGCATTTATTCGGGGAAGCACCGCGAGGTTCTCCTCTGTGTGATTGGGCGGACGGAAGAAATGCGGCTGAAACGCCTGGTGAAAGAGGAAGACCCCAACGCTTTTGTGATCATTACGAACGTCCATGAGGTATTAGGGGAAGGTTTTAAGGAATAG
- a CDS encoding WecB/TagA/CpsF family glycosyltransferase translates to MVYQPGAGGTGARVRVEVLGFPVDPLPLGTVVDRLSSALATGERLRVVTLNPEMVMAALNHPELGKAIHGAGLVVPDGIGIVWALRRQGWRRQRRVTGVDLVETLLAREQPRRRRLFLLGGEPGVGERAAAKIEQRWPGIAVAGVHHGFFAPEENAKVVGLINQARADLLLVGMGVPRQEVWLHQYWSALQVAVGIGVGGLLDLWAGRSKRAPVLLRNLGLEWAYRVWREPARWRRITVLPAFIRMVRAEQLNNKKDW, encoded by the coding sequence GTGGTTTATCAACCAGGTGCAGGCGGTACTGGCGCGCGAGTACGCGTAGAGGTATTGGGCTTTCCGGTCGATCCTCTTCCGTTGGGAACAGTGGTCGACCGTTTATCATCGGCCCTCGCCACCGGTGAACGTCTAAGGGTGGTGACGCTGAACCCGGAGATGGTGATGGCGGCATTAAACCATCCTGAGCTAGGAAAGGCGATCCACGGGGCGGGCCTTGTGGTCCCCGACGGGATTGGCATTGTCTGGGCGTTGCGGCGGCAGGGTTGGCGCCGGCAAAGGCGGGTGACCGGGGTTGACCTGGTTGAAACGCTGCTTGCGCGGGAGCAACCCCGCCGGCGACGGCTGTTCTTACTCGGTGGTGAACCGGGTGTTGGGGAAAGGGCGGCGGCCAAAATTGAGCAGCGTTGGCCCGGAATTGCAGTGGCCGGGGTCCACCATGGCTTCTTTGCCCCGGAAGAGAACGCAAAGGTCGTGGGCTTGATTAATCAGGCCCGTGCCGACCTGCTCCTGGTCGGGATGGGCGTACCCCGCCAGGAGGTCTGGCTTCATCAGTACTGGTCCGCCCTGCAGGTTGCGGTGGGGATTGGCGTTGGGGGACTGCTTGATCTTTGGGCGGGCCGGAGTAAACGGGCACCGGTTCTGCTCAGAAATCTCGGCCTGGAATGGGCCTACCGGGTGTGGCGGGAACCGGCCCGGTGGCGGCGGATAACGGTCTTACCCGCTTTTATCCGTATGGTCCGGGCGGAACAACTTAACAACAAGAAGGATTGGTGA
- a CDS encoding polysaccharide pyruvyl transferase family protein: protein MCSAPEKGRLLFSGRPGAVADGRAPPEAADCGRRERWGDLMPRIFLFGYYGFGNLGDELLCNYYVRIFRRYFPGFELVVLTQNKHLKAEDGSVPFTVANRWNLWRLGRMMAPGDLLVGGGGSIFQDVTSKRSLLYYLALLRLAHWRGVAIILAGQGIGPLSAWGWKVARSGLNLAAAIGCRDQRSLLTLAAMEVDTPQLYLGVDPLWDYPFPPPRSADVTPRQRKPVIGYILRAEENREKRHLLKTLTSLFGNLQLITLSLADEPEAHRLADKLGLAAPWCIRDPDAFFALSGELTVVLSERLHGLLLAARGRIPGIGLGADPKLHAFCHQMAWTCWTWEDPSFLMGVCTVIKKIIADPVSAGEKVRRQAALMEQKGEEDRQWFINQVQAVLAREYA, encoded by the coding sequence GTGTGTTCGGCACCGGAGAAGGGGAGGCTCCTGTTTAGCGGGCGGCCGGGGGCAGTTGCGGACGGCCGAGCGCCGCCGGAAGCGGCCGACTGCGGCCGCCGGGAGCGTTGGGGGGATTTGATGCCGAGGATCTTTCTCTTTGGCTATTATGGCTTTGGTAACCTTGGGGACGAACTTTTATGCAATTATTACGTGCGGATCTTTCGCCGTTATTTTCCCGGTTTTGAGCTGGTCGTGTTGACCCAGAATAAGCACCTCAAGGCCGAGGACGGCAGCGTTCCTTTTACGGTGGCGAACCGTTGGAATCTCTGGCGACTGGGACGGATGATGGCCCCCGGGGATCTGCTGGTGGGGGGCGGCGGGAGTATCTTCCAGGATGTAACCAGCAAGCGGAGTCTCCTTTATTATCTGGCTCTTTTGCGCTTGGCCCATTGGCGGGGAGTGGCGATTATTTTGGCCGGTCAGGGGATCGGCCCCTTGTCTGCTTGGGGATGGAAAGTGGCCCGTTCGGGTTTGAATTTGGCGGCGGCCATCGGCTGCCGGGACCAAAGGTCCTTGCTGACGCTAGCGGCGATGGAGGTCGACACACCCCAGCTTTACCTGGGGGTTGATCCTTTATGGGACTATCCGTTCCCTCCGCCGCGGTCGGCCGATGTTACGCCAAGGCAGCGAAAGCCGGTGATCGGCTATATCCTCCGCGCCGAAGAAAACAGGGAAAAAAGGCATCTGCTCAAGACATTGACATCCCTTTTCGGCAATCTACAGCTTATTACTTTGTCCCTCGCGGATGAACCGGAGGCCCACCGGCTTGCCGACAAGCTTGGGCTCGCGGCGCCCTGGTGTATCCGGGACCCGGATGCTTTCTTTGCCTTATCTGGCGAGTTGACTGTAGTGCTGAGTGAGCGTTTGCACGGACTGTTGCTGGCCGCCCGTGGCCGTATCCCCGGGATTGGGCTTGGGGCGGACCCGAAGCTCCACGCTTTTTGCCACCAGATGGCTTGGACTTGCTGGACGTGGGAGGACCCTTCCTTCCTTATGGGGGTCTGCACCGTGATCAAAAAGATTATTGCGGATCCGGTTTCCGCCGGGGAGAAGGTCCGGCGGCAAGCGGCCCTCATGGAGCAAAAAGGAGAGGAGGATCGGCAGTGGTTTATCAACCAGGTGCAGGCGGTACTGGCGCGCGAGTACGCGTAG
- a CDS encoding O-antigen ligase family protein produces MAGAGFAAGLYGRQDRRWLLAMEIIGLIMGVMTLVQAAAAPPFPRGWVAPAERAVVPFRVTGLWHNPNLTGLFLAFLLPLFLAGAEEDRRKIALTGLTAAALLFTYARTAWVAALVALFAYWGPREQVNRRRLVAIILILLGLFPSVAGRIGHNPLASGTVGYRFAVWQETWRLVQKYPLTGGGEDELRAALRPLRVDHAHNHYLQIAAEKGIPAFLLFGWLLVRFRKAARRPESASRDDRLRRGITAAFGGQLVAGLAESIWAVPLGSFLFWFAYALVTAGRNEPEPVVAGVFGTGEGEAPV; encoded by the coding sequence GTGGCCGGAGCCGGGTTCGCCGCCGGCCTTTACGGCCGCCAGGACCGGCGGTGGCTGCTGGCCATGGAAATAATCGGTTTGATCATGGGCGTGATGACCTTGGTACAAGCCGCGGCCGCCCCTCCTTTCCCGCGGGGGTGGGTTGCCCCGGCGGAGCGGGCTGTCGTGCCCTTCCGGGTGACCGGCCTTTGGCACAACCCCAACCTTACCGGGTTGTTCCTGGCTTTCCTGCTTCCCCTTTTTCTGGCCGGTGCGGAAGAAGACAGAAGAAAAATTGCGCTAACCGGCTTGACAGCGGCGGCTTTGCTTTTTACCTACGCCCGTACCGCCTGGGTGGCCGCCCTCGTCGCTCTCTTTGCTTACTGGGGGCCCCGGGAGCAGGTGAACCGCCGTCGTTTGGTTGCGATTATCCTCATTCTGCTTGGCCTCTTTCCGTCGGTGGCGGGGCGGATTGGGCACAACCCTTTGGCCAGTGGGACGGTGGGTTATCGTTTTGCGGTTTGGCAGGAAACCTGGCGGCTGGTGCAGAAATATCCCCTGACGGGAGGCGGCGAAGATGAGCTCCGGGCGGCTTTACGGCCCCTGCGGGTTGACCACGCCCATAACCACTACCTCCAGATCGCGGCGGAGAAAGGGATACCCGCTTTCCTGCTTTTTGGCTGGTTGCTTGTGCGGTTCCGGAAGGCCGCCCGTCGCCCGGAAAGCGCCAGCCGGGATGACCGGCTGCGGCGGGGAATAACAGCCGCCTTCGGTGGTCAACTGGTCGCCGGTCTTGCCGAGAGCATTTGGGCGGTTCCGCTCGGCTCTTTTTTATTCTGGTTTGCCTATGCCCTGGTCACCGCCGGGCGGAACGAACCGGAACCGGTGGTCGCCGGTGTGTTCGGCACCGGAGAAGGGGAGGCTCCTGTTTAG
- a CDS encoding DUF4330 family protein: MTGNKDRDGRSGGLHWLDVLIGLALLVLIGRTVVQSWPRVDPKTVHTVRLEVVANLAAEQAAQLAVGQWVKDGTTGEFMGKIIKKTTNVDAVPAERALGEAIPPSGWSVQNLVLVLEREGKIVAREGIFFGRETVRAGQQRKFHTFYLEFTGTINRIVVVKE, encoded by the coding sequence TTGACGGGCAACAAAGACCGGGACGGCCGCAGCGGGGGGCTCCACTGGCTGGATGTGCTGATAGGGCTGGCCCTGCTGGTTCTGATCGGGCGGACGGTGGTCCAAAGCTGGCCCCGGGTTGACCCGAAAACGGTGCACACGGTCCGGCTGGAGGTGGTGGCTAATCTGGCGGCCGAGCAGGCCGCGCAGCTTGCCGTCGGCCAGTGGGTCAAGGACGGGACAACCGGTGAATTTATGGGGAAGATCATCAAGAAGACCACCAACGTCGATGCCGTTCCGGCGGAGCGGGCATTGGGGGAAGCGATTCCACCAAGCGGTTGGTCCGTACAGAATCTGGTTTTAGTTTTGGAACGGGAGGGGAAGATCGTGGCGCGGGAAGGGATCTTTTTCGGGCGGGAGACCGTCCGGGCCGGGCAACAACGGAAGTTCCACACCTTTTATCTGGAATTTACCGGTACCATCAACCGGATAGTAGTGGTTAAAGAGTGA